In Bacillus sp. Cs-700, one genomic interval encodes:
- a CDS encoding AI-2E family transporter encodes MKREWNLNWLIYLTTLLLVFLCVYLLLKLAPIWEPIVNVLTVLIVPFLIASLITYLLHPIVEKIHKEGLPRGVAVLLIYLLFFGGTGYAIVKGIPHIVKQSQELMENVPMFIDMYRDAVHHTYDFTANLPPALQEKVDQSFQDAEDAVNRTLTLAIELAKKLLSSIFIIMIIPFIVFYLLKDFEDLKKIAWRVTPPKWRKPGRNVLIRIDESLGNYIRGQFFVISVLGVLAALGFWLIKLPYAILLGIIVGVTDIIPYFGPFLGAAPALLIASTVSVKMTLVTIIVIIVLQFIESNILSPYIVGKSLHIHPVVIIFGLLAGGEIAGVIGLILAVPVLAVLKALILNRNEDERSN; translated from the coding sequence GTGAAGCGTGAATGGAACCTTAATTGGCTCATTTATTTAACAACCCTTCTGCTTGTATTTCTATGTGTGTATTTGTTATTGAAATTAGCTCCGATTTGGGAGCCGATTGTAAATGTGTTAACGGTATTGATCGTTCCCTTTTTAATTGCTTCTCTCATCACGTATTTACTTCACCCGATTGTAGAGAAAATTCATAAAGAGGGACTGCCAAGAGGCGTCGCTGTCCTCTTAATCTATCTCCTGTTTTTTGGAGGCACGGGGTATGCAATTGTTAAAGGGATTCCGCATATTGTGAAGCAGTCACAGGAGTTAATGGAGAACGTGCCGATGTTTATTGATATGTATCGAGATGCGGTGCACCATACCTATGACTTTACAGCTAATTTACCACCTGCTCTTCAAGAAAAGGTGGATCAATCGTTTCAGGATGCTGAAGATGCCGTTAACCGTACATTGACACTTGCAATTGAATTAGCGAAAAAGCTATTAAGTTCTATTTTTATTATCATGATCATTCCCTTTATTGTGTTTTATTTGCTTAAAGATTTCGAAGATTTAAAGAAAATAGCTTGGAGAGTTACACCCCCAAAATGGAGAAAACCGGGTAGAAACGTATTGATTCGAATTGATGAATCCCTTGGAAATTACATTCGAGGTCAATTTTTTGTCATTAGTGTTCTAGGTGTTCTTGCTGCACTTGGCTTTTGGTTAATTAAGCTTCCATATGCGATCTTGCTTGGCATTATTGTCGGCGTAACAGATATTATCCCGTATTTTGGACCTTTTTTAGGGGCGGCGCCAGCATTATTAATTGCGTCGACTGTTTCAGTTAAAATGACGTTGGTTACGATCATTGTCATTATTGTTCTTCAGTTTATTGAAAGCAATATCCTTTCTCCCTATATTGTAGGGAAAAGTTTGCATATTCACCCGGTCGTTATTATTTTCGGCCTCCTAGCAGGAGGAGAAATTGCCGGTGTGATTGGATTGATACTGGCAGTTCCTGTTCTGGCCGTTTTAAAGGCGCTCATTCTCAATCGTAACGAAGATGAACGAAGCAATTGA
- a CDS encoding ATP-dependent RecD-like DNA helicase, with protein sequence MDQPQKGYIKGRPIQMIFFNEDSLYGVARLRISETNEPYDEKEVVVNGMIPRLLEDETYVFYGRFTDHPRYGKQYAVESFERQMPESKPGLIQYLSSDLFHGIGEKTAESIVDALGERAIAKIMRDPSILSKVPKLSEEKAKGLYDSLMEHQGLDQIMIRLTELGFGPRLSMKIFKAYKQDTLEIVEKNPYQLIQDVEGIGFRRADDLGKSIGIEGKHPDRIRAACLHTLNEQTLQEGHVYLDYDALIRSVNELLGDRLDEADISRELISLYESDKLILDRERIYLHSLYYAEKGLVTGLNNVMSQTEYADSFPESEFYRALGDLEERLGIQYAPSQREAVQKAISSPFMILTGGPGTGKTTVIKGIVELYAELNGLSLDPKDYTKENPFPVLLVAPTGRAAKRMSEATGLPAFTIHRLLGWKGEAGFEHDENNPIEGRLLIVDEVSMVDVWLANQLFKSLPSQIQLIVVGDEDQLPSVGPGQVLKDMIDSHAVPVSKLTDIYRQAEGSSIIDLAHSIKEGELPEEFHKPTPDRRFFPCSQSQIIEVVSQVCGNALKKGYSPRDIQVLAPMYRGSAGVDRLNQELQKLFNPPTDQRRELFHGDLVYRVGDKVLQLVNNPEDNVFNGDMGEVVSVFFAKENIEKQDQLVVSFDGQEVVYDRPDFNQLTHAYCCSIHKSQGSEFPIVVLPIVRGYYRMLRKNLLYTAVTRSKDYLILCGEEDAIKLAIKTEDDQIRNTQLTEKLQEMIGEQTTIEESI encoded by the coding sequence ATGGATCAGCCACAAAAAGGCTATATCAAAGGAAGACCGATACAAATGATTTTCTTCAATGAAGATAGTTTGTATGGGGTGGCAAGACTACGAATATCAGAAACGAATGAACCCTACGATGAGAAAGAAGTCGTTGTAAATGGAATGATTCCAAGGCTTTTGGAAGATGAAACGTACGTATTTTATGGACGGTTTACAGACCATCCACGCTACGGAAAACAGTATGCTGTTGAATCATTTGAACGACAGATGCCTGAATCGAAACCGGGGCTTATTCAATACTTATCAAGTGATTTATTCCATGGAATTGGTGAAAAGACTGCGGAATCGATTGTTGATGCGCTAGGAGAGCGCGCCATAGCTAAGATTATGCGTGATCCCTCAATATTAAGTAAGGTACCAAAGCTATCTGAAGAAAAAGCAAAAGGATTATATGATTCTCTCATGGAGCATCAGGGGCTTGACCAAATTATGATTCGATTAACTGAATTAGGGTTTGGACCGAGACTATCGATGAAAATTTTTAAAGCATATAAACAAGACACACTCGAAATTGTTGAGAAAAATCCTTATCAGCTTATTCAAGATGTGGAAGGTATTGGTTTTCGACGAGCGGACGATTTAGGGAAATCGATTGGTATTGAGGGAAAGCATCCTGATCGCATTAGGGCGGCATGTCTTCATACGTTAAATGAACAAACGTTACAGGAAGGACATGTGTATCTAGATTACGATGCTTTGATTCGATCTGTAAATGAGCTGCTAGGTGATCGACTTGATGAAGCAGATATTTCAAGGGAACTCATTTCGCTTTATGAGAGTGATAAGTTAATTCTGGATCGAGAGAGAATCTATTTACATTCACTTTACTATGCTGAAAAAGGTCTTGTCACTGGATTGAATAATGTGATGTCACAAACAGAGTATGCTGATTCTTTTCCTGAATCTGAATTTTATCGCGCGCTTGGAGATCTCGAAGAACGACTCGGCATTCAATATGCGCCATCACAGCGTGAAGCGGTACAAAAAGCGATATCGTCTCCGTTCATGATTTTAACTGGAGGGCCTGGTACGGGCAAAACAACCGTTATAAAAGGGATTGTTGAGCTTTATGCTGAATTAAATGGCCTTTCTTTAGATCCAAAAGATTACACAAAAGAAAATCCCTTTCCCGTTCTGCTCGTCGCACCAACAGGAAGAGCAGCCAAACGAATGAGTGAAGCAACCGGATTACCGGCTTTCACGATACATAGATTACTTGGCTGGAAAGGGGAGGCGGGCTTTGAACATGATGAGAATAATCCAATTGAAGGTAGATTATTAATTGTGGATGAAGTATCTATGGTTGACGTGTGGCTAGCCAATCAATTATTTAAATCCTTACCATCTCAAATTCAATTGATTGTTGTTGGGGATGAAGACCAACTTCCTTCAGTAGGACCAGGACAGGTCCTTAAGGATATGATTGATTCACATGCTGTTCCCGTTAGTAAACTGACGGACATTTATCGGCAGGCTGAAGGCTCTTCGATTATTGATCTTGCCCACTCCATTAAAGAAGGAGAGCTTCCAGAAGAGTTCCATAAACCGACGCCTGATCGAAGGTTCTTTCCTTGTTCTCAATCTCAGATTATTGAGGTTGTTTCGCAAGTTTGTGGCAATGCATTAAAGAAGGGATACTCTCCTCGAGATATTCAAGTTCTTGCTCCGATGTATCGAGGATCAGCTGGAGTGGATCGACTAAATCAAGAGCTTCAAAAGCTATTTAACCCTCCAACAGATCAGCGAAGAGAGCTTTTTCATGGAGATCTCGTGTATCGAGTCGGAGATAAAGTTCTTCAACTTGTAAACAATCCTGAAGACAATGTGTTCAATGGCGATATGGGCGAGGTGGTTTCTGTATTCTTTGCGAAAGAAAATATTGAAAAGCAGGATCAACTTGTAGTTTCTTTTGATGGACAGGAAGTGGTTTATGACAGGCCTGACTTTAATCAATTAACCCATGCCTATTGCTGCTCTATACATAAATCCCAGGGTAGTGAGTTTCCAATTGTGGTTCTTCCTATTGTAAGAGGATATTATCGGATGCTGCGGAAGAACCTTCTTTATACAGCCGTTACAAGAAGCAAAGATTATTTGATTTTGTGCGGTGAAGAAGATGCGATTAAGCTTGCTATAAAAACAGAAGATGATCAGATTCGAAATACGCAGTTAACAGAGAAATTGCAAGAAATGATTGGCGAACAAACAACAATTGAAGAATCAATCTAA
- a CDS encoding tetratricopeptide repeat protein, which produces MSQKNEQAIEAMNNGELEKAVTLLYEAIEENPKDPVAYTNIGNLLAQAGEIKQAVAYFEKAIDLDETQGTAYYGAGNAFFELEQYKDAADMYQKAIQQGLDQSDVHFMMGQCFMMQDALRLALPFFQRAVELNEEDSEARFQYALCLAQDGAVDVALPQFERVVEEDPDHADAWFNLGVSYAYQENLEKAISCFDRALAIQPDHLLAGNGKKQMEQAMNNNN; this is translated from the coding sequence ATGAGCCAAAAAAATGAACAAGCGATTGAAGCGATGAATAATGGAGAATTAGAAAAAGCTGTAACGCTACTATATGAAGCGATTGAAGAGAACCCTAAGGATCCAGTGGCTTATACGAATATTGGAAACCTTCTTGCACAGGCAGGAGAAATTAAGCAGGCTGTCGCATATTTTGAAAAAGCGATTGATCTGGATGAAACGCAAGGGACAGCGTATTATGGTGCAGGAAATGCATTCTTTGAACTAGAGCAGTACAAAGACGCTGCAGATATGTATCAAAAAGCGATTCAGCAGGGACTTGATCAAAGCGATGTTCACTTTATGATGGGCCAATGCTTTATGATGCAGGATGCGCTACGTTTAGCGTTACCTTTCTTCCAGAGAGCTGTTGAACTCAATGAGGAAGATTCGGAAGCTCGTTTCCAGTATGCACTTTGTCTTGCGCAAGACGGGGCAGTCGATGTGGCTCTTCCTCAGTTTGAGAGAGTTGTCGAAGAAGACCCAGATCATGCAGATGCATGGTTTAACTTGGGTGTGAGCTATGCTTATCAAGAAAATTTGGAGAAAGCAATTAGCTGTTTTGATCGTGCACTCGCTATTCAACCAGATCATCTCTTAGCAGGTAATGGGAAGAAACAAATGGAACAAGCGATGAACAATAACAATTAA
- the mnmA gene encoding tRNA 2-thiouridine(34) synthase MnmA — translation MTAKKNEDIRVVVGMSGGVDSSVAALMLKEQGYDVIGIFMKNWDDTDENGVCTATEDYNDVIRVCNQIGIPYYAVNFEKQYWDKVFTYFLDEYKGGRTPNPDVMCNKEIKFKAFLEHALTLGADYLATGHYAQVVERDGEVKMLRGVDDNKDQTYFLNQLTQEQLSKVMFPLGGIEKKKVREIAEEAGLATAKKKDSTGICFIGERNFKEFLGQYLPAQPGKMMTLDGEEKGHHDGLMYYTIGQRHGLGIGGDGEPWFVVGKNLEDNVLYVDQGFHNELLYSDSLIAVNSSWVSNLPIDDEITCTAKFRYRQKDSGVTVKKLDDDRLKVTFDEPVRAITPGQAVVFYNGDECLGGATIDQVFKNASELTYV, via the coding sequence ATGACAGCAAAAAAGAATGAAGATATACGAGTCGTGGTTGGAATGTCCGGAGGTGTTGATTCATCTGTAGCTGCTTTAATGTTGAAAGAACAAGGCTATGATGTAATTGGCATTTTCATGAAAAACTGGGACGACACCGACGAAAACGGGGTATGCACAGCAACAGAAGATTACAATGATGTGATCCGTGTATGCAACCAGATCGGCATTCCGTACTACGCAGTCAACTTCGAGAAGCAATACTGGGATAAAGTCTTTACTTATTTCCTTGATGAATATAAAGGTGGACGCACACCAAATCCTGACGTGATGTGCAATAAAGAAATCAAGTTTAAAGCATTTCTTGAGCACGCACTTACGCTTGGAGCAGATTATCTCGCAACAGGGCACTATGCTCAAGTCGTTGAACGTGATGGAGAAGTGAAAATGCTCCGTGGCGTTGATGACAATAAGGATCAAACGTACTTTTTGAATCAGCTAACACAAGAACAGCTCTCGAAAGTAATGTTCCCGCTTGGTGGCATTGAAAAGAAAAAAGTGAGAGAAATTGCGGAAGAAGCAGGTCTTGCGACAGCTAAGAAAAAAGATAGTACAGGCATTTGTTTTATTGGTGAACGAAATTTCAAAGAATTCCTTGGGCAATATCTACCGGCTCAACCTGGCAAGATGATGACGCTTGATGGAGAAGAAAAAGGCCATCATGACGGATTGATGTACTATACGATTGGCCAACGCCATGGCCTTGGAATTGGCGGCGACGGTGAGCCGTGGTTTGTTGTTGGAAAGAATCTTGAAGACAATGTTCTTTACGTTGATCAAGGGTTCCATAATGAGCTGCTCTATTCTGATTCCCTTATTGCTGTAAATTCAAGCTGGGTATCCAATTTGCCAATTGATGATGAGATAACGTGCACGGCTAAATTCCGCTATCGTCAAAAAGATTCAGGGGTAACGGTGAAGAAACTTGATGATGATCGTTTAAAAGTGACGTTCGATGAGCCTGTTCGTGCAATCACACCTGGACAAGCTGTTGTTTTCTATAATGGTGATGAGTGTCTCGGCGGCGCAACAATAGATCAAGTATTTAAGAATGCAAGTGAACTCACATACGTTTAA
- a CDS encoding cysteine desulfurase family protein, whose product MNAIYMDHAATSPVHPDVMKAMMMSLQNDFGNPSSIHQFGRKSRHALDEARSNLARSIHANQNEVIFTSGGTEADNLAIVGAAKGNQAKGNHIITTAIEHHAALNACKGLEIEGFRVTYLPVNENGRISITDLKDAIRPETILITVMYGNNEVGTIQPIAEIARIANDSDILFHTDAVQAYGLINLNVKEMGIDLLSVSAHKINGPKGVGFLYAKAGTKLVPYSYGGEQERKRRAGTENVAGIVGMEKAAELMHVDRDAKVELYQNMKQVMIDIFDEESISYLVNGDSQNMLPHVMNVSFLDAKVEPMLMNLDLAGIAVSSGSACTAGSHEPSHVLTAMFGDSERTETAIRFSFGYGNSIDDAKKAAGEVVKIVNRLKKL is encoded by the coding sequence ATGAATGCAATATATATGGACCATGCTGCAACTTCGCCCGTCCATCCTGATGTGATGAAGGCAATGATGATGTCACTTCAAAATGATTTTGGTAATCCTTCTAGTATCCATCAGTTTGGTCGGAAATCGCGTCACGCACTTGATGAAGCAAGGAGCAATCTTGCGAGGAGTATTCACGCTAACCAGAATGAAGTGATTTTCACAAGTGGGGGGACAGAAGCAGATAACCTTGCAATTGTCGGAGCCGCAAAAGGAAACCAGGCAAAAGGAAATCATATTATTACAACAGCGATTGAGCATCATGCTGCATTAAATGCGTGCAAAGGACTTGAGATCGAAGGCTTTAGAGTGACCTACTTACCAGTAAATGAGAATGGTAGGATTTCGATAACTGATCTGAAAGACGCGATACGTCCAGAAACGATCCTGATTACGGTTATGTATGGAAACAACGAAGTAGGAACCATACAACCTATTGCAGAGATCGCCAGAATAGCAAACGATTCTGATATCTTATTTCATACAGATGCTGTTCAGGCTTATGGTTTAATCAACCTGAATGTGAAAGAAATGGGCATTGATCTCCTTTCTGTTTCAGCTCATAAGATTAACGGACCTAAAGGTGTAGGTTTTCTGTATGCAAAGGCTGGCACAAAGCTAGTTCCTTATTCTTATGGTGGAGAGCAAGAGCGTAAGCGCCGTGCTGGTACGGAAAACGTGGCTGGCATCGTTGGAATGGAGAAGGCAGCTGAGCTAATGCATGTAGACAGAGATGCGAAAGTCGAGCTTTATCAAAATATGAAGCAAGTGATGATCGATATTTTTGATGAAGAATCTATTTCTTATTTGGTGAACGGAGATAGTCAAAACATGCTTCCGCACGTTATGAATGTTAGCTTTCTAGATGCAAAGGTTGAGCCCATGCTAATGAATCTTGATCTTGCAGGAATTGCGGTTTCAAGCGGATCGGCTTGTACGGCAGGGTCGCATGAACCTTCCCATGTGTTAACAGCTATGTTTGGAGATAGTGAGCGAACAGAGACGGCGATACGATTTAGTTTTGGCTATGGAAATTCGATCGATGATGCGAAGAAAGCAGCCGGTGAAGTCGTTAAGATTGTCAATCGGTTGAAGAAGTTATAA
- a CDS encoding Rrf2 family transcriptional regulator has product MKISTKGRYGLTIMMELAKKHGDGPISLKSIARSKDLSEHYLEQLVAPLRNAGLVKSVRGAYGGYILAQEASSITAGDIIRVLEGPISPVEVMDDEEPAKRDLWLKIRDAVKDVLDSTTLEDLATYEGEGEQDSYMFYI; this is encoded by the coding sequence ATGAAGATATCGACAAAAGGAAGATACGGATTAACGATTATGATGGAGTTAGCAAAAAAGCACGGTGATGGACCTATTTCTTTGAAATCAATTGCTAGAAGCAAAGACTTATCAGAGCATTATCTCGAACAGCTTGTTGCCCCATTACGTAATGCCGGTCTCGTTAAAAGTGTTCGAGGAGCGTATGGTGGCTATATTCTTGCGCAAGAAGCAAGCTCAATTACAGCAGGGGACATTATTCGCGTGCTAGAAGGACCGATTAGTCCCGTTGAAGTAATGGATGATGAAGAACCTGCCAAACGAGATCTTTGGTTAAAAATACGAGATGCTGTAAAAGATGTTCTAGATTCAACAACGCTTGAAGACCTTGCAACTTATGAAGGAGAAGGCGAACAAGATAGCTATATGTTCTATATTTAG
- a CDS encoding YitT family protein has translation MKQTNRGISWFWMSWGIFVSGLLVMAFGIALMIRAEAGSAPWDVFHIGLYQQFGLTIGTWSIIIGFVIIGATSLLERSWPKLGAFLNMLLVGIFIDIYLWLPFLKTPDHLPGKLVMLISGILIMGYGIGLYIAADRGAGPRDSLMLVLTERTGWKVQRIRLSMEMVVLFLGWLLQGPVNIGTLLFCITIGPIVGYSLPQCKAFVARLIERGGRNEDIDKRKIRINDYDGVSKKAR, from the coding sequence ATGAAACAAACGAATAGAGGCATATCTTGGTTCTGGATGAGCTGGGGAATCTTTGTTTCAGGTCTTTTAGTTATGGCTTTTGGTATTGCTCTCATGATACGTGCAGAAGCTGGAAGTGCGCCGTGGGATGTATTCCACATCGGACTTTATCAGCAGTTCGGATTAACGATTGGTACGTGGTCCATTATCATAGGTTTCGTGATTATTGGGGCGACGTCTTTATTGGAACGGTCATGGCCAAAACTTGGTGCTTTTCTTAATATGCTTCTAGTTGGCATTTTTATTGACATTTATTTATGGCTTCCTTTTCTGAAAACCCCTGATCATTTACCGGGAAAATTGGTTATGCTGATTAGTGGTATTCTTATTATGGGTTATGGGATTGGTCTCTATATTGCAGCAGATAGAGGAGCAGGTCCAAGAGATAGCTTAATGCTTGTCTTAACCGAGCGCACGGGTTGGAAGGTACAACGCATTCGCCTTTCAATGGAAATGGTGGTTCTTTTTCTTGGGTGGCTATTACAAGGACCAGTTAATATTGGAACGCTTTTATTTTGTATAACGATTGGTCCGATCGTTGGTTATTCTTTGCCACAGTGTAAAGCGTTTGTCGCTCGATTGATAGAAAGAGGTGGAAGAAATGAAGATATCGACAAAAGGAAGATACGGATTAACGATTATGATGGAGTTAGCAAAAAAGCACGGTGA
- a CDS encoding AAA family ATPase, giving the protein MDLFDYPKDNSNTTSGPLASRMRPRSIEEFIGQDHIIGDGKLLRRAIQADQLTPMIFFGPPGTGKTTLARIIANTTSAHFEQLNAVTSGVADIRRLTSEAKDRLKLDGQKTVLFIDEIHRFNKSQQDALLPFVEDGTIVLIGATTESPMFEINAALLSRSRLFRFEHLNEITIKNILYQAIEDKDRGFGKYNIEIENDAIDHLIDVSNGDARTALNALELAVLTTTPNQDGQLMITLAIAEESIQQRVLQYDKDSDNHYDTVSAFIKSIRGSDPDATLYWLAKMIYAGEDPRFIARRLYVHAAEDIGLADPNALLIAHAATYAVEFIGMPEARIPLAEAALYLATAPKSNGVISGIDAALAAVKKEKNGTVPVHLRDSHYKGASELGHGVDYKYPHNYPGGYVPQQYLPDHMIRKTFYKPTERGHERTIQKRLDYFSERIKSDSKKP; this is encoded by the coding sequence ATGGATCTATTTGATTATCCAAAAGATAATAGCAACACTACTTCAGGACCACTCGCAAGTAGGATGCGACCGAGGTCGATTGAGGAATTTATTGGACAGGATCATATTATTGGAGATGGAAAGTTATTAAGAAGAGCGATTCAAGCAGATCAATTAACACCTATGATCTTTTTTGGTCCTCCCGGAACGGGGAAAACAACCCTAGCTCGCATTATTGCCAATACGACATCAGCTCATTTTGAACAGCTAAATGCCGTAACGTCCGGAGTCGCTGACATTAGAAGATTGACCTCCGAAGCAAAAGATCGCTTGAAACTTGACGGTCAAAAAACAGTACTCTTTATTGATGAAATCCACCGCTTTAATAAATCGCAACAAGATGCGCTTCTTCCTTTCGTTGAAGATGGAACGATTGTTTTAATCGGAGCTACAACAGAAAGTCCAATGTTTGAAATTAACGCAGCACTCCTTTCGCGCTCGAGATTATTTCGTTTTGAACACCTCAACGAAATAACGATTAAAAACATTCTTTACCAGGCGATCGAGGACAAAGATCGCGGTTTTGGAAAATATAATATTGAAATCGAAAACGATGCTATCGATCATCTCATTGATGTATCAAACGGAGACGCCAGAACGGCGCTAAATGCACTGGAACTAGCCGTTCTTACGACAACGCCAAATCAGGATGGGCAGCTCATGATTACACTCGCAATCGCAGAAGAATCCATTCAACAGCGTGTACTTCAGTATGATAAAGATAGCGACAATCACTATGATACCGTCTCAGCTTTTATTAAAAGTATACGAGGATCAGATCCGGATGCTACGCTATATTGGTTAGCTAAAATGATTTATGCAGGCGAAGACCCTCGCTTCATTGCAAGACGTCTTTATGTTCACGCTGCTGAAGATATTGGACTTGCCGATCCGAACGCACTTCTAATTGCACACGCCGCAACTTATGCGGTCGAATTCATCGGAATGCCGGAAGCTAGAATTCCGCTAGCTGAAGCAGCCTTATACCTTGCTACCGCCCCCAAAAGCAATGGCGTTATTTCTGGTATAGATGCGGCGCTTGCCGCAGTAAAAAAGGAAAAAAACGGCACTGTCCCTGTCCATTTACGTGATTCCCACTACAAAGGGGCTTCAGAACTCGGACACGGCGTTGACTACAAATACCCACATAATTATCCAGGAGGTTACGTTCCTCAACAGTACCTACCTGATCATATGATCAGAAAAACGTTCTATAAACCTACTGAACGTGGCCACGAAAGAACCATTCAAAAAAGACTGGATTATTTCAGTGAGCGTATCAAATCAGATAGTAAGAAACCGTAA
- a CDS encoding RsfA family transcriptional regulator has protein sequence MKVRQDAWSHEDDLMLAETVLRHVREGSTQLKAFDEVGDRLSRTSAAVGFRWNAIVRDRYEQALKLAKKQRKEMKRAERRQPEYAKNEMHTPLQQEQPIAKPVLNTPANTTEPIQTKKQLTMRDVITFLSNLEQSASSTNKLRTNLEKLESENQLLREENTLLNQRIKTLENEQQVMKEDYQSLIQIMDRARRMVVLNDNEDQNVPTFKMDKNGNLEKVAR, from the coding sequence ATGAAAGTAAGACAAGATGCCTGGTCTCATGAAGATGATTTAATGCTTGCCGAAACAGTGCTGCGGCATGTTAGAGAAGGTAGTACACAATTAAAAGCCTTTGACGAAGTCGGCGATCGACTTAGCCGAACATCAGCAGCCGTTGGATTCCGTTGGAACGCCATTGTCAGAGATCGATACGAACAGGCTTTAAAGCTTGCGAAAAAGCAGCGAAAAGAAATGAAGCGTGCTGAGCGTAGACAACCTGAGTATGCAAAGAACGAGATGCATACACCATTGCAACAAGAACAACCTATCGCCAAACCTGTACTTAATACACCAGCCAACACGACTGAACCAATCCAAACCAAGAAGCAACTAACGATGAGAGATGTTATCACATTCTTATCCAATCTCGAACAATCCGCATCCTCAACAAACAAACTTAGAACAAACCTGGAGAAACTAGAATCGGAGAATCAGCTACTAAGAGAAGAAAACACCCTGCTCAACCAAAGAATCAAAACGCTTGAAAACGAACAACAAGTAATGAAAGAAGATTACCAATCCCTCATCCAAATCATGGACCGAGCTAGAAGAATGGTCGTTCTTAACGACAACGAAGACCAAAACGTCCCAACCTTCAAAATGGATAAGAATGGAAACCTAGAAAAAGTCGCTAGGTAA